One genomic region from Myripristis murdjan chromosome 7, fMyrMur1.1, whole genome shotgun sequence encodes:
- the oard1 gene encoding ADP-ribose glycohydrolase OARD1, with amino-acid sequence MRNELHVDSMTHETASQLSVDDSWSLKYVSGDLFSCPKDEALAHCISEDCRMGAGIAVMFKKEFGGVEELKKQKKMTGQCAVLKTKGRFVYYLITKKRASQKPTYESLSYSLEDMKSHCLMNGVTAISMPRIGCGLDRLEWRKVAEILEQVFRATDISITVYSLPEKAETTVMKEHMRKK; translated from the exons ATGAGGAATGAGTTGCATGTGGACAGCATGACACACGAAACAGCGTCACAGCTT TCCGTAGATGACAGCTGGAGCTTGAAGTATGTCAGCGGTGATCTGTTCTCCTGCCCTAAGGATGAGGCTCTGGCTCACTGTATCAGTGAGGACTGCCGCATGGGGGCAGGCATTGCCGTGATGTTCAAGAAGGAGTTCGGCGGAGTAGAGGAGTTGAAAAAACAGA AGAAGATGACAGGCCAGTGTGCTGTACTGAAAACAAAAGGACGCTTTGTTTACTATCTG atcACAAAGAAAAGGGCCAGCCAAAAACCCACTTACGAAAGTCTTAGTTACAGCTTGGAGGACATGAAGTCACACTGCTTGATGAATGGAGTAACAGCGATATCAATGCCTCG GATTGGTTGTGGCCTTGATCGGCTGGAGTGGAGAAAAGTGGCTGAGATCCTGGAACAGGTTTTCAGAGCCACTGACATATCCATCACAGTCTACAGCCTTCCGGAGAAAGCCGAGACCACAGTGATGAAAGAGCACATGCGTAAAAAGTAA
- the guca1b gene encoding guanylyl cyclase-activating protein 2, which produces MGQRLSEESDPDKEIDVAELQEWYKKFVVECPSGTLFMHEFKSFFGVTDNKEAADYIENMFRAFDKNGDNTIDFLEYVAALNLVLRGKLEHKLKWTFKMYDKDGSGCIDKTELLEIVESIYRLKKACHGELDEECNLLTPDQVVDRIFELVDENGDGELSLDEFIDGARRDKWVMKMLQMDVNPGDWMGERRRSGDL; this is translated from the exons ATGGGTCAGCGTCTAAGCGAGGAGAGTGATCCGGACAAGGAAATTGATGTGGCCGAGCTACAGGAGTGGTACAAAAAATTTGTTGTGGAGTGCCCGAGTGGAACCCTCTTCATGCATGAGTTCAAGAGCTTTTTCGGAGTTACTGATAACAAGGAGGCTGCAGATTACATAGAAAACATGTTTCGAGCCTTTGACAAGAACGGA GACAACACAATTGATTTCCTGGAGTACGTGGCAGCCCTGAACTTAGTCTTGAGGGGCAAATTGGAGCACAAGCTCAAATGGACATTCAAAATGTATGACAAAGACGGAAGCGGATGCATCGACAAAACGGAGCTTCTGGAAATTGTTGAG TCCATTTATCGATTGAAGAAAGCCTGCCACGGAGAGCTGGACGAAGAATGCAATCTGCTGACTCCAGACCAAGTGGTTGACCGGATATTTGAGCTGGTGGATGAAAATGGAGATG GCGAGCTCTCACTGGATGAGTTTATTGACGGGGCACGGAGGGATAAGTGGGTGATGAAGATGCTACAGATGGACGTCAACCCTGGGGATTGGATGGGCGAACGAAGACGCAGTGGTGATTTATAA